TTCATTTGGTGTATTTGTGTGATTCAAAGATGATTTGATGTGGATGCTTGAACATGACAGCAAGAGCAAAACATTAAGATCAATTTAAATCTATTTAGAATCAGCATAAAATATCAacacaaatatactgtaaagtaaaactaaaataaagaatATATGAGTGAATGATTTGTGTTAAATGAGTAAGTATATATAAGTCAGACCTAAAATAACCCACAGATGAGGTACATGACTTTACATTTGTCAAAAATTAGAGAAACAGAATATATCTTCTGCTTCTGAAcacacaattatttatatttgaggtctttcagaaattaagtttttgcAGTCATTACCTCTCCAAAAAAATGGTGGCACAGACGTGTGGACCGTTTCATTCAAAGCTTTTCGGCACGATCCATCAGTCGGTCTAATTCTGTTCCATTGGAGTCTCAGAATCATTGCTTTGATCAGTGTAGGGTTCTAAGATTTGGACCAAATCTTTTAAACCTCTTATCTTAGCATGTGCTCTGATCATATTCAGAATGGGCTGAATAGAAAAGGCATATTCCATAACGCTCTTAGTAGTTTTTCCATGTCCTCCATACACATAGCCGCCAGTGTGAATACCAATCAGATTGCAGTCTGCATCAAAAACTGGAGAGCCAGAAGATCCATGAAAAAAGCAAGAATTGTAAGTTATCTGGTTTTTATGAAAGTCCCATTTTTCTTCCACAGACTTCAGTCTCATCACATGAATGCATTCAGCATTCtcagttttgtgtttttcttctgcATCTAGTCGACTCTCTGTTCCAATGGTAATGCAGGGGTCCATTTTCTTAACTCCCTCATCTGGATGCCCCACAATGCAGATCTGATGTCTGTTAGTAGGAAGGTTTGAACTTAAAGAATCGAGCAAATGATGGtactttctaaaatatatttcacCACTGTCATCTAGTTCAAGAAGAGCATAGTCAAGATGCCTTCCTTGCTCATCCTTTCCGTAATAGTAATCTGTGAGTTGTTTAACTTGTATGCGCTTCTCTGAATCCCTGTCTTCATAATCAAATACAGCTATGAACTGTTCAGCGTTAACTTTCGTAAGGTCAGTAGATATCCCAATAACATGAGCATTAGTGAGGATGTATTGGTCAAAGAGCAAGAAACCAGTTCCTAAAGCAGAGTCCCCCCGTCGAATCTGACACACAGAGTCAGAGAGCTTCATGAGCTCCTTCACTTTCTTCACCTTCAGGAAATTCTCAACACTTTTACCATATTCTGCTCTGAAGTACTCTTGGACCTCCGATTTGTTCTTCAGATTCTCTCTTTTCTTTAATGTGTCCAGTAAAACTGGAAACTGATGACGTAGAATTCCCAGAATCTCTTCAGAATTTACAATGGGTTTATAAAAATACTGTTTAGTTGATGGATTTGTGGACTTTGTGTTTCCATCTGGGGTTTTTTCTTGCTCAGTCTTGATGGGATTCTGACTTGAGTCGGCAGTTTCTGCCACATCAGCATCTGAAGCTACATTAGGTTCAGTCTTGACAAAAGTCAAATCCTCTTGACTGTCTGGCAGATTCTGGTCACTAAGAACAACTACCTGAAAAGCCTTTCCATCAAGATCGTCTACTGGATTTGACCATTCATGCATGCCTTTATCAAACTCAGAGAGTGCACAGTGTTTCTGGAAAATGTCTTTTTTGAATCGTCCATCACGTTTAAGAGCTTTTTTGATTTTCTCTCCTTTGAATGCATACACACAGACATATTGTACTTTGCTCCTTAGGGCTTTGCTCTTCAGTAACAAATTCACTTTCGGCCCTCCTTCTTTTTTAACCCAGATTGCGACTAATGTTTCAGGTTTACTTCTTTTACTGAGGAGTGAAGGATCTGCAGTTGTTTGATTTGTAGAACTATTTTTATCCTTTTGGATGAAGTCTATTTCTAAGATCTCATCTCTTTCAATAAGACAGCTGGGAAAATCAGTCTTCACAGCTGCTTCAGgaaatccttttgatcttttgatTAGTATTTCTTTctgcatgtttttctttttgtctttttcagtCTTGAACATTGGGCTTGTATTAAGAGCCTCAAGCACAGTCATGGATGTTTTACACGACACTTTATATGAATCTTTCTCACGATATAAAGAAAACTTAAAAGTGTGGTCTTTTGCTTCGGTTTCctgttaaaatttaaaaacaaaaactgttatGTACACAAACATTCCAGTTAATTCCACTGAAGACATTTTGAATATATGTTAAGTGATCTACCTGCTGCAGATGTTCTGAAGGTCCCTCTTCAACTTCTTTCTTAAACGAATAATCCATTTTTGTCTTAAGAAAATGTCAACAGTGATTTTAATAAAGGCTTACCACTGTCTACAGcttaaatcataatttaaatcATGAAAAGGCCAAGCAATTGCAGTGTTATGGCTTTTCACACCCAGCATGATGCAGCAAAGCAAAAATCACAAACTAATGGTCTATTAACAATCAGGTGGaaacaaatatgcaaattattAACAGTCAAAAACATCTGCTGTGATTTTAAGAAGTAACAGGTGATTtttatattagaatatttataACCCTCAGGTTCTGTGGTATGCTGTAAATCGTGACAAGTTACCTAAAGCTTTTTGTTTCGAAAGCCTAAAACACTATAAACAAATATCACTGTCAATTTAGTTTCTTTGCATTTGGGTTTCCCTTTTCCCTTGTTCGGGGCGGACTTAACCATTAGGCAAAGTTAGACGACTGCCTTGGGCCCCCAAAAATGGTTTTCATATATACGAGATGCGCATTTAGCGCGGACACGATGAACCGAGCTGAACGTGCTTCTTCTGTATCCTGCTTATAGCAAATGAAAATATTCTGCATGTGAAGCTGACTGCCAcacgagcgcgaggtctctctttcccagcatgTGCGTACacttctctctctgcatctgctctgtTCAGCGAGCGGCTGAAAGGAGATGCGCTTTAAGTTAAAACACATATTTGCttctctaattttacatgcaagtatagccGAAATCACAGCACAGCTATTGTCTTTATCTTGTCTGTTTGATTTTATCAGACAACGGCACGATTATAAATCAGGATTTTTGTGCAGATTAACACCTTGGAAGGGAGAGCTGGTTAGTCTTAATGGGTCACGTTGCAGTCACTATATTCATCctattgtctgacaacagaaacagttaaatatataaatgaaaaaagtttCTAGAATTTAGCTGgatcaaaatacagtatgtggTGCCACAGAAAAAGAGGCAAACAAAacgtaataattaataataaatgtacattttgcatGTTAAGAAGTGAGCTGCCTGTCTTGTGAAAATGCAAACAGGTTGTGTACTGTAAGTAAATTGCTCAGTGCAAAGATAGATAAATAATAGGAACCTAGTATTTGTTTGAAAAAACAATGAACTATGAAACATGTCTACTCTTCATGCTCTGTCAACTATGGTTTCActgataaaaaaacattacttaaagCATCGATATTTGTCCATGGCATGCCCATGTTGATTAGATTAAAAACTTGAAGGCCTGGTTTCAAAAACGCTGCTTATCTTAAGCAAGCTTCTATGGACATCTTGGCAATTGAAtcaccattggctagtaaatttactttttaaatttgagTTTACTCAAGTAAACTGATATTACCAGGCTGATATACTTTCTAGACTAGAGCAATTATTAAATATCTTTCTTGTTCCCCCTTTTTTGTTACATATACATGGCTAAAATGTGTTTCTAAAATATTTCTATAGGCTAATGAAATAAtactggcatttaaaaaaaaaattcattaggcTATTTTTGGTGCCCCCTCAGCACTTGATGCCCTACGCACAGtgcgtgatgcgcgtggtgggagcGGCGGCGCTGGcaagacctgctcagctcttcctcacaattttacagttatgctattttcttttaaagtcatcctgttttcttttcaagtacatattttaagtttttatttttaacaaatcattatgtaacctacgtgttctacagatctgtgtacaagttttaagacactgattttgatcgtattaacagggcttaacgctaaagacattttctactggtccggttcggccagtggtttaattttttctttacttgccctggcaaaatttttacaggacttgccacaatcaatcaatcaatcaatcaataagacttattgttttcattgttgactgtaacattgtattgtaataaataataaccactttgcacaaataggtacaatagttcaaagataaaactgaaataaaccatgctttttcaggtctttcaggtagggctaactattccagttaaggatgcactgatcaggattttatttattttacaatcaaatgagccgattcccattctcgttgccaatttatttagttctttttttttgtttttgttttttacatttattaaatgtttattttgctctgttactgcccaaactaaccttgagcaaacaaacaaacaaacaaaaaaatatatgcaacatgaagcaagtgcacaaaacaaaaacatcagattggctgaattaatttttcattattattattagttttatttccttaattatatgtatgtctgcactatttgtactttctgtactggaagctcctaacgaaatttcttctgtgtgtaaacacttggcaataaagctctttctgattctgatgaaaatgctaattcaatctctgataacaggtggcgcttatagatcactaatctagcactgagttattgctacacgcagagctgcaattgaaaaaaaaaataattaagtaaatgaaaatctaaaaataaataaacagcaatgggtattgagttatttaaataatataaagacatcgctgtccctaacttgcaacctcccacttaattcacttcctaaattaaatgaaaaaaaaaaaaaaaaaaacttggacgCTAATAatacatctatctggcaacacgactgaggctgagctcgcgtcctcaatcacaactcgctcaaaggacgaggccatgtaaccttttcacaataataatatttatttattttttaaaaccgagatagcttgctgaaatacatctgtggcttcctcatctacctcagccatgctgttcaagacctgtcacggtgagcctgatcgcgcctaacctgccttccgtttcaactaaacgccttctgtttccactatactctctctcgcacatacatacattcttctctcttacatacatctatatatgtatgtgtgtatatgtatgtgaaaggagaatgtatgtgtgtgagagtagaaatatatgtataaggagaatgtatgagtttgaaagcaaaaatatatgtatttgtaaggagaaagtatgtgtgcgtgaaagcaaaaatatatgcatatgaaaggagaatgtaagtgtgtgtaagagtagaaatgtatgcatgtgtaagaagaatgaatgtgtgtgaaagaaaaaatatatgtatctgaaaggagaatgtaagtgtgtgaaagcaagactATATGAATGTGAAAAGAGAATGTAAgcgtgtgagagtgccagaatgaattatgtcTTGCACCGCCCCTCATATGTATATAtagcctgtatatatatatatatatatataatatatatattagtggtgggccgttatcagcgttaacatgctgcgttaacgtgagagccttatcgggcgattaaaaaaatatcaccgttaatctattctcaaagttgggttgggagctgggtctatactaagcaagctatgatgactttcaccttgatattttatataacagacttggctgaggccagcctaaaaagatgctcaggacagttgacgggccactgctgcgcatcgtcacgaaagcttatctttttcacgtttttttaagccttaccgcttgtcgatttaaacattaatcgatccaaaaacaagacacggaagagctgaacagagtagctggttactcgcgcgctgagtagctggttactgttcggtgcgcacgagagagagagggagagccgcgtatcacggacagcgacactgaaacgagctctcttctgcgaagttctcctcgaagtccctcctgcacctgaacgaacaaatacaaatcgcagtttgaaaaaacaaaaagatgtgaaagagcccaattcagtgctcgcggtgttctggtgttcagggctcacgcagagaaaggcgtctcaaaacacttgaacatcgaattttcttatttttgctcttgtgccgacaaatacatacaaaatatgtcaaaatattcaccttggaaattatgctcgaaaaaaactgtcagttatttcttaagtgaaagtaaacagttgaggaaaaaatgggatgtgtattatattggatgcgttcatcatcTTTTAAAGTGACCGTGCTTAATTTAGCCACTGGCTgccttaatgttaatccaagaaaatgaaaatgaaaatcactcactgctcttgactgaattactttgtagttttaacagtcaaaccaaaaattattcggacaccagatataatttttgatatatacagcaaaactgtaataatgtgagagatgttgaaggtgtctgaataaatgttggtttgattgtatatttcatttttacattgaagactatggaatgatattgcggacattattcaaaaggaattgcaaattgtatttgcaattgcttttttaatttgtggacgcataaaatgtgacataatccaaacgcaaatgcaaatcgcgcattaccgttttcattttcgattaagtgaacgcacagtgtctggcaaatttaaaatggaaatgcaaagtccgtttgcaattgtgttttccatatcttacgagctatgagccttttatatttaaatagcaatattaattaccacatttgccttttcactctctctgcactgtacatgtaaactgccaaaactcaaatggaatcgcaataccttttgcatttgaatttccaacgtctacacggaaacctgtcaatcaagtgacaggggtggggccattttattgggcgtgtttgcattgggaagtgacgatcgtactaaaatgtaccatgtttttactagggtaaatatgagttaacgatagtgttaataattaagccacagtagccacaaatgtacagttgtctgagacgttatgaaatgttctttaacatcatgaaccataaaatgtagtcagtgttctgctattgtttattttcacaataggtaaacacaggcc
Above is a window of Carassius carassius chromosome 4, fCarCar2.1, whole genome shotgun sequence DNA encoding:
- the LOC132135980 gene encoding serine protease FAM111A-like, with protein sequence MSSETEAKDHTFKFSLYREKDSYKVSCKTSMTVLEALNTSPMFKTEKDKKKNMQKEILIKRSKGFPEAAVKTDFPSCLIERDEILEIDFIQKDKNSSTNQTTADPSLLSKRSKPETLVAIWVKKEGGPKVNLLLKSKALRSKVQYVCVYAFKGEKIKKALKRDGRFKKDIFQKHCALSEFDKGMHEWSNPVDDLDGKAFQVVVLSDQNLPDSQEDLTFVKTEPNVASDADVAETADSSQNPIKTEQEKTPDGNTKSTNPSTKQYFYKPIVNSEEILGILRHQFPVLLDTLKKRENLKNKSEVQEYFRAEYGKSVENFLKVKKVKELMKLSDSVCQIRRGDSALGTGFLLFDQYILTNAHVIGISTDLTKVNAEQFIAVFDYEDRDSEKRIQVKQLTDYYYGKDEQGRHLDYALLELDDSGEIYFRKYHHLLDSLSSNLPTNRHQICIVGHPDEGVKKMDPCITIGTESRLDAEEKHKTENAECIHVMRLKSVEEKWDFHKNQITYNSCFFHGSSGSPVFDADCNLIGIHTGGYVYGGHGKTTKSVMEYAFSIQPILNMIRAHAKIRGLKDLVQILEPYTDQSNDSETPMEQN